One genomic region from Euzebya tangerina encodes:
- a CDS encoding MerR family transcriptional regulator, translating to MNGITHGSPRLRTVSDLARLAGVTVRTLHHYDEIGLLRPSARSEAGYRLYDREDLQRLQQILFWRALGFSLEEIASLLDDPEYNRVAALEDQRAALSARLDDLGLMLKAVDDALTEERGGPAVTDEAMFEAFDNAQYEEEVRERWGDTDAYAQSKARQASWTEEDKRRIIQQGIDHAKRMAQAKRRGVDPGSAEAMDLAEEARLGINREMYDCSKEMHVNLGEMYVADPRFTEYYDQHEPGLAEWYRDAIVANAER from the coding sequence ATGAACGGCATCACCCACGGTTCCCCCCGCCTGAGAACGGTCTCCGACCTGGCTCGTCTGGCGGGTGTGACCGTGCGGACATTGCACCACTACGACGAGATCGGCTTGCTGCGCCCGTCTGCGCGATCCGAGGCCGGCTACCGGCTGTACGACCGCGAGGACCTGCAGCGCCTGCAGCAGATCTTGTTCTGGCGGGCGCTCGGCTTCTCCCTCGAGGAGATCGCGAGCCTGCTGGATGACCCCGAGTACAACCGCGTCGCCGCGCTGGAGGACCAGCGGGCGGCACTGAGCGCTCGTCTGGACGACCTGGGTCTGATGCTCAAGGCCGTCGACGATGCGTTGACCGAAGAGAGAGGAGGCCCCGCCGTGACCGACGAGGCCATGTTCGAGGCGTTCGACAACGCCCAGTACGAAGAGGAAGTGAGGGAGCGCTGGGGCGACACCGACGCCTACGCCCAGTCCAAGGCCCGGCAGGCCTCGTGGACCGAGGAGGACAAGCGACGGATCATCCAGCAGGGCATCGACCATGCCAAGCGGATGGCCCAAGCCAAGCGGCGTGGCGTCGATCCCGGCTCGGCCGAGGCGATGGACCTGGCGGAGGAGGCGCGACTCGGCATCAACCGGGAGATGTACGACTGCTCCAAGGAGATGCACGTCAACCTCGGTGAGATGTACGTCGCCGACCCCCGCTTCACGGAGTACTACGACCAGCACGAGCCCGGCCTGGCCGAGTGGTACCGGGACGCCATCGTGGCCAACGCCGAGCGCTAG
- a CDS encoding FmdB family zinc ribbon protein, whose amino-acid sequence MPTYEYECRENGHRFEVKQSFSDDKLTECIECGEPVRKVFSAAGIVFKGSGYYVTDTRSSPGGSNGSKEGGDSSSGSDGSTSGSSGSDSTRSSDSSSGSSSGNKATSSTAASSSGSSSSKSGSNSSSSSSSD is encoded by the coding sequence ATGCCAACGTATGAGTACGAGTGCCGCGAGAACGGCCATCGCTTCGAGGTCAAGCAGTCCTTCAGCGACGACAAGCTGACCGAGTGCATCGAGTGCGGTGAGCCCGTCCGCAAGGTCTTCAGCGCCGCCGGGATCGTCTTCAAGGGGTCGGGGTACTACGTGACCGACACCCGATCCTCGCCTGGGGGGTCCAACGGCAGCAAGGAGGGCGGCGACAGCTCGTCAGGCTCTGACGGCTCGACGTCCGGGAGTTCAGGGTCCGACTCGACGCGTTCGTCGGACAGCTCGTCGGGCAGCTCGTCGGGCAACAAGGCCACCAGCAGCACTGCGGCCTCGTCGTCCGGCTCCTCGTCCAGCAAGTCCGGCAGCAACTCCTCCTCCAGCTCGTCGTCTGACTGA
- a CDS encoding sensor domain-containing diguanylate cyclase, which yields MPDSSALLSGRLTKRSMAWLIVAVMAVSPSEFLSDGVGPFKLTLLPRLVFLAALLAGLLTDRITPIRAGRAFLALGVITCLGWSIGSTVDPGRAGVETVGYGTIMPLLTMLVAPRTTRRRWSVAVAALMLGTGSFRLLPDAPITLMQSFAIIATHAAALLTLDAHTDRAEEAGQLADLDPLTGLENRRPMVRRLTTVTAAIDDTGPGATVLMIDLDHFKALNDTRGHAAGDATLVEIAEILAHAIRPGDAVCRWGGEEFLVLLGRADLDAARHTAERIRAAISRTDVTASIGAAQGVPGELVEQWIARADAALYTAKQDGRDRVVLASDDCRDAAEDILGEVVHRSS from the coding sequence ATGCCTGACTCCTCCGCCCTGCTGTCTGGCCGCCTCACCAAGCGGTCGATGGCATGGCTGATCGTGGCGGTCATGGCGGTCTCCCCGTCGGAGTTCCTCTCCGACGGGGTGGGCCCCTTCAAGCTGACGCTGCTGCCGCGCCTGGTCTTCCTGGCGGCCCTGCTGGCCGGTCTGCTGACCGATCGGATCACACCGATTCGAGCAGGCCGGGCCTTTCTGGCGCTCGGGGTGATCACCTGTCTCGGCTGGTCCATCGGCTCCACGGTCGATCCGGGTCGGGCGGGCGTCGAGACGGTCGGGTACGGCACGATCATGCCGCTGCTCACCATGCTGGTCGCACCACGGACAACACGTCGCCGCTGGTCGGTGGCCGTCGCCGCGCTGATGCTCGGCACGGGGTCCTTCCGCTTGCTGCCCGACGCCCCCATCACCCTGATGCAGTCCTTCGCGATCATCGCCACGCACGCAGCCGCGCTGCTGACGCTGGACGCTCACACGGACCGCGCCGAGGAGGCAGGACAGCTGGCCGACCTGGACCCGCTGACCGGCCTGGAGAACCGGCGACCGATGGTGCGGCGCCTGACGACCGTGACCGCAGCGATCGATGACACCGGACCTGGCGCGACCGTGCTCATGATCGACCTGGACCACTTCAAGGCGCTCAACGACACCCGGGGCCACGCGGCCGGCGATGCGACCCTGGTGGAGATCGCAGAGATCCTGGCCCACGCCATCCGCCCCGGAGATGCCGTGTGCCGGTGGGGTGGTGAGGAGTTCCTGGTCCTGCTCGGTCGCGCCGACCTCGACGCGGCACGTCACACCGCCGAGCGCATTCGGGCCGCGATCAGCAGGACGGACGTCACGGCGTCGATCGGTGCGGCCCAAGGCGTTCCGGGCGAATTGGTCGAGCAGTGGATCGCCCGGGCCGATGCCGCGCTGTACACGGCCAAGCAAGACGGTCGTGACCGGGTGGTGTTGGCGTCTGACGACTGCCGCGACGCCGCCGAGGACATCCTCGGCGAGGTTGTCCACAGGTCGAGCTGA
- a CDS encoding adenylate kinase gives MRIAVSGVSGAGKTTLARALAERLDVPHLELDSLAHQPDWERLPTPEFRDRVRDFCSQEGWTVCGTYPAVRDVVLLRAEVAVLLHPPRHRVMRRLVPRTARRMIMQEPLWNGNRERPRSLLHTTPEENILLWAWTTHGRRPAQFTAEEQDPRWAHITFLRYDTDVTAARVISDAGA, from the coding sequence ATGCGAATTGCGGTCTCGGGTGTGAGCGGCGCGGGCAAGACAACCCTCGCCAGGGCGCTTGCCGAACGCCTCGACGTCCCGCATCTCGAACTCGACTCGCTGGCCCACCAGCCGGACTGGGAGCGCCTGCCCACCCCGGAGTTCCGCGACCGCGTTCGAGACTTCTGCTCACAGGAGGGCTGGACGGTGTGCGGCACCTACCCCGCGGTCCGCGACGTCGTCCTCCTGCGGGCCGAGGTCGCCGTCCTGCTCCATCCACCCCGTCATCGGGTCATGCGACGTCTCGTCCCACGCACTGCCCGGCGGATGATCATGCAGGAGCCCCTGTGGAACGGCAACCGGGAGCGTCCGCGATCCCTCCTCCACACCACCCCGGAGGAGAACATCCTGCTCTGGGCCTGGACCACGCACGGCCGTCGGCCGGCTCAGTTCACCGCGGAGGAACAGGATCCACGGTGGGCCCACATCACCTTCCTGCGCTACGACACCGATGTGACTGCCGCTCGAGTCATCAGCGACGCCGGCGCGTGA
- a CDS encoding DedA family protein has product MSSSAAAASSDFTGIVGWVVSVITSLGPVGVGLLLALDNVVPVVPSEVVLPFAGYLSSQERISFWLTLLAATVGSTASAFVYYEVGRAFGHERAAALLNRIPLVDDDDMERATSWFSRHGTASVLTGRCVPFVRSLISLPAGTEGMGRVRFGILTAIGSAVWNAVWLWLGSLIGSNWRNVGEYSDWLNGAILAALVLLIMRFVWRRRDRMTAD; this is encoded by the coding sequence GTGTCCTCCTCAGCCGCAGCAGCAAGCTCCGACTTCACCGGCATCGTCGGCTGGGTCGTCAGCGTGATCACGTCGCTTGGGCCAGTCGGGGTCGGTCTGCTGCTGGCGCTGGACAACGTGGTCCCGGTTGTGCCGTCGGAGGTGGTGTTGCCCTTCGCCGGCTATCTGTCATCGCAGGAACGGATATCGTTTTGGTTGACGCTGTTGGCCGCCACTGTCGGGTCGACCGCCAGCGCCTTCGTGTACTACGAGGTCGGCAGGGCCTTCGGGCACGAGCGTGCTGCAGCACTGCTGAACCGGATCCCGCTGGTCGATGACGATGACATGGAGCGGGCGACCTCGTGGTTCAGCAGACATGGAACCGCGTCGGTGCTGACCGGTCGCTGCGTACCCTTCGTGCGCTCGCTTATTTCGCTGCCGGCCGGGACGGAGGGCATGGGTCGGGTGCGGTTCGGCATCTTGACCGCCATCGGCAGCGCAGTGTGGAACGCGGTCTGGCTCTGGCTCGGCAGTCTGATCGGGTCGAACTGGCGAAACGTCGGGGAGTACTCCGACTGGCTGAACGGGGCGATCCTCGCCGCACTCGTCCTGCTGATCATGCGGTTCGTGTGGCGCCGCCGTGACCGCATGACCGCCGACTGA
- a CDS encoding NUDIX hydrolase — MSPTNAEVVSAVGAHRPRLLPDPGGRAAAATALILADVVSGPEILFIERAARSGDRWSGQMALPGGRRDPGDADLAATAVRETAEETGLVLPRPPIGRLDDAGSGGMRKGTVSTFVHTVAGRPDTIPEEREVAACVWIPLAHLLDPANAVRYRYGAIGPFAGIEHDGRTIWGLTHGILTGFAAILGRDLPRPRGFLLG, encoded by the coding sequence ATGAGTCCGACCAACGCCGAGGTCGTCAGCGCCGTGGGAGCACACCGGCCCCGGCTGCTTCCCGACCCTGGAGGTCGCGCGGCCGCCGCCACCGCGCTGATACTCGCCGATGTCGTCAGTGGCCCCGAGATCCTGTTCATCGAGCGGGCGGCACGGTCCGGCGATCGCTGGAGTGGGCAGATGGCCCTTCCGGGTGGGCGCAGGGACCCTGGCGATGCGGACCTGGCCGCGACCGCCGTCCGCGAGACGGCGGAGGAGACCGGCCTCGTGCTACCGCGACCGCCCATCGGGCGTCTGGACGACGCCGGTTCGGGCGGCATGCGCAAGGGGACCGTGTCGACCTTCGTCCACACCGTCGCGGGCCGGCCCGACACCATACCGGAGGAGCGAGAGGTAGCCGCCTGCGTCTGGATCCCACTGGCCCACCTCCTGGACCCGGCGAACGCGGTCCGGTACCGCTACGGCGCCATCGGTCCCTTCGCGGGCATCGAACACGACGGCCGCACAATCTGGGGGCTGACCCACGGCATCCTGACCGGCTTTGCCGCCATCCTCGGCCGGGATCTTCCCCGCCCCCGCGGCTTCCTATTGGGCTGA
- a CDS encoding 5-formyltetrahydrofolate cyclo-ligase, giving the protein MAHLPAGPPSDDRPVREQKAALRTWAHGVRRGLAEEELRRISAGIRDRLVDLIAGTSAAPLTIGVYAALAREVALDELANRLLHTGHRVAFPRVGAGRQMTFRLVDALGDLEPRQTTPRLPAIREPRAHAAPVVPDVIVMPGLAFDRGGGRLGYGGGYYDGYLAAHPEAQTLGVCPDVLVVQQVPRDDHDQLVGAVITEADVYRCSRHANV; this is encoded by the coding sequence ATGGCACACCTACCCGCCGGCCCGCCATCTGACGATCGACCGGTCAGGGAGCAGAAGGCAGCGCTCCGCACGTGGGCTCACGGGGTGCGACGCGGACTGGCCGAGGAGGAGCTCCGGCGGATCAGCGCTGGCATCCGGGACCGACTGGTCGATCTGATCGCAGGAACGTCTGCGGCGCCCCTGACGATCGGGGTGTACGCGGCCCTGGCACGGGAGGTCGCCCTGGATGAGCTGGCCAACCGTCTCCTGCACACCGGGCACCGCGTGGCCTTCCCCCGGGTGGGGGCTGGCAGGCAGATGACGTTTCGCCTCGTCGACGCGCTCGGCGATCTGGAGCCACGCCAGACCACCCCCAGGCTGCCGGCGATCCGGGAACCCCGGGCGCACGCGGCCCCGGTGGTTCCCGACGTCATCGTGATGCCTGGCCTGGCCTTCGATCGTGGTGGTGGCCGGCTGGGCTACGGCGGTGGCTACTACGACGGGTACCTCGCGGCGCACCCCGAGGCCCAGACCCTCGGCGTCTGCCCGGACGTCCTGGTGGTCCAGCAGGTTCCGCGCGATGACCACGACCAACTCGTTGGTGCCGTCATCACCGAGGCCGACGTGTACCGTTGCTCACGCCATGCCAACGTATGA
- a CDS encoding 1-acyl-sn-glycerol-3-phosphate acyltransferase, which yields MRWFTTLIARLTTYFLYRRFEVDGEEHIPRDRPVLIVANHVNGLLDPAVLVAALNRTPRFLAKATLSRIVGVGWLLRACGVIFVHRQQDGRGTGGNVEAFAASHDALRDGDTVAIFPEGTTHDRPSVEPVRTGAARIALGAIDAGADRLVVLPIGMTFTDKVSLRGDALVVVGPPIDPTTIVDTSGGAQDTEAVRTLTAAVDHALRQVSPDFPDVESWLALGQAAEVTARKADRPRPPLAVQARIARQLSKAAPDRQAEVQRQVGRYATVLARLRIDDRDVVTPMNLRRLVRSAIGTGLLVVILGSLVGATITVNIIPLGVVMLASLRMTAPVMKGTVRALVGLVAFPTTWFTAATLSVDGAWSVLGLAGLFALGAVAAIALADRTVRFVGSLLRWRLAHERQATLVDAVAIRADVVRAVEEALKPA from the coding sequence ATGCGTTGGTTCACGACCCTGATCGCGCGTCTGACCACCTACTTCCTGTACCGGCGGTTCGAGGTGGACGGTGAGGAGCACATCCCTCGTGATCGACCTGTCCTGATCGTCGCCAACCACGTCAACGGCCTGCTCGACCCCGCCGTACTGGTGGCCGCCCTCAACCGCACGCCACGATTCCTCGCCAAAGCCACCCTCAGCCGGATCGTCGGTGTCGGCTGGTTGCTGCGGGCCTGCGGGGTCATCTTCGTCCACCGACAGCAGGACGGCCGGGGGACCGGCGGAAACGTCGAGGCCTTCGCCGCCAGCCACGATGCCCTCCGCGACGGCGACACGGTCGCCATCTTCCCGGAGGGGACCACACACGACCGGCCCAGCGTCGAGCCGGTCCGAACGGGCGCCGCCCGGATCGCCCTCGGTGCGATCGACGCCGGCGCCGACCGGCTCGTGGTGCTCCCCATCGGCATGACCTTCACCGACAAGGTCTCGCTCCGCGGCGACGCCCTCGTGGTGGTGGGGCCCCCGATCGACCCGACCACGATCGTCGATACCAGCGGAGGCGCCCAGGACACCGAAGCCGTCCGAACCCTCACCGCCGCGGTCGACCACGCGCTCCGGCAGGTCAGTCCTGACTTCCCCGACGTCGAGTCCTGGTTGGCGCTCGGGCAGGCCGCCGAGGTCACGGCCCGCAAGGCCGATCGGCCCCGCCCGCCGCTGGCCGTCCAGGCCAGGATTGCCCGGCAACTCTCCAAGGCCGCCCCCGACCGCCAAGCCGAGGTGCAGCGGCAGGTCGGCCGCTACGCCACCGTGCTGGCGCGACTGCGCATCGACGACCGAGATGTCGTGACGCCGATGAACCTGCGGCGACTGGTCCGCTCCGCGATCGGGACCGGTCTGCTGGTCGTGATCCTCGGCTCGCTGGTCGGTGCGACCATCACGGTGAACATCATCCCCCTCGGGGTCGTCATGCTGGCCAGTCTGCGCATGACGGCGCCGGTGATGAAGGGAACGGTCCGAGCACTGGTCGGCCTGGTCGCCTTCCCCACCACCTGGTTCACCGCCGCAACGTTGTCAGTCGACGGTGCCTGGTCGGTGCTCGGCCTGGCAGGCCTCTTCGCATTGGGCGCGGTGGCGGCGATCGCACTGGCAGACCGGACGGTCCGCTTCGTGGGCTCCCTGCTGCGCTGGAGGTTGGCGCACGAGCGGCAGGCGACCCTCGTCGACGCCGTGGCCATCCGGGCGGACGTCGTCCGGGCGGTCGAGGAGGCGCTCAAGCCGGCCTAG
- a CDS encoding SRPBCC family protein — MPIHPVRPPEWIESASTVVAESIDIAATPEEVWTHIADHAAWPEWFTALTRVDPGPIAAGVGGTRRVSASVLTIDEQFTAWDEAAHFAFAVTGSNLPVLGSLAESVRLTSTDTGCRVTYRQGVQGRRGLDWVMARIWSRAALALPTALENLKRRVEADG, encoded by the coding sequence ATGCCCATCCACCCGGTCCGACCGCCCGAGTGGATCGAGTCCGCCTCCACCGTCGTGGCGGAGTCGATCGACATCGCTGCGACGCCGGAGGAGGTCTGGACCCACATCGCTGATCACGCCGCCTGGCCGGAGTGGTTCACCGCCCTGACCCGGGTCGACCCCGGCCCCATCGCAGCCGGAGTCGGCGGGACCAGGCGCGTGTCCGCCAGCGTCCTGACGATCGACGAGCAATTCACGGCGTGGGACGAGGCCGCCCACTTCGCGTTCGCCGTGACCGGCTCGAACCTCCCGGTCCTCGGCAGCCTGGCCGAGTCCGTCCGACTGACCTCGACCGATACCGGCTGCCGGGTCACCTATCGACAAGGCGTGCAGGGCCGTCGAGGTCTGGATTGGGTGATGGCGCGCATCTGGTCGCGAGCGGCCCTGGCGCTGCCGACGGCACTGGAGAACCTGAAGCGTCGCGTCGAGGCCGACGGCTGA
- a CDS encoding S-methyl-5'-thioadenosine phosphorylase, which translates to MVDLAALVPAHADVRIEVGIFGGSGFYSLLDDAQEILIDTPFGQPSAPVTVGRIEDRTVGFMPRHGPDHHLPPHRINYRANVWAMKHLGATDMILPCAAGSLDRQVAPGSFVLCDQVVDRTKNRPDTFYDGPETVHVSFADPYDEELRATALTVARERGITVHDGGTMVVVNGPRFSTRAESRWYAAQGWQVIGMTQYPEVILCRELEMAALNISLITDYDVGLADDPDIAAVTHSEVLEVFAANISTLRDLLFALVPALPLSPDRPAFSALSTTPH; encoded by the coding sequence ATGGTCGATCTCGCGGCGCTCGTCCCTGCCCACGCCGATGTGCGGATCGAGGTCGGCATCTTCGGCGGGTCCGGGTTCTACTCCCTCCTGGACGACGCCCAGGAGATCCTGATCGACACCCCGTTCGGCCAGCCATCGGCACCGGTGACCGTCGGTCGGATCGAGGATCGCACGGTGGGGTTCATGCCCCGTCATGGTCCAGACCATCACCTACCGCCACACCGGATCAACTACCGCGCCAACGTGTGGGCGATGAAGCACCTGGGCGCCACGGACATGATCCTGCCGTGTGCGGCGGGCAGTCTTGACCGGCAGGTCGCACCCGGCTCGTTCGTGCTGTGCGACCAGGTGGTGGACCGCACGAAGAATCGGCCGGACACGTTCTACGACGGCCCTGAGACGGTCCACGTGTCCTTCGCCGACCCCTATGACGAGGAGCTGCGCGCGACCGCACTGACGGTGGCCCGCGAGCGGGGGATCACCGTCCACGACGGCGGGACCATGGTGGTGGTGAACGGGCCGCGCTTCTCGACCCGCGCCGAGTCGCGCTGGTACGCAGCCCAGGGCTGGCAGGTCATCGGGATGACCCAGTACCCGGAGGTCATCCTCTGCCGGGAACTCGAGATGGCCGCGCTGAACATCTCGCTGATCACCGACTACGACGTGGGCCTGGCCGATGACCCCGACATCGCCGCGGTGACCCACTCCGAGGTGCTGGAGGTCTTCGCCGCCAACATCTCCACGCTGCGGGACCTGCTGTTCGCGCTGGTTCCGGCCCTGCCGCTCTCACCCGACCGGCCGGCCTTCAGCGCGCTGTCCACGACACCCCACTGA
- a CDS encoding nuclear transport factor 2 family protein yields MSEELVNRFYTALDDQDGDAMAACYHEDVVFSDPGFGELRGEDAADMWRMLCHNATDLDVTHEILHVTEEGASTRWVARYSFGPKKRPVINRIEAWMRFADGRIIEHHDTFDAWKWAGQALGLPGRLLGWAPPMQSKIRSTARGQLRSYQRRHRS; encoded by the coding sequence ATGAGTGAGGAACTGGTGAACCGCTTCTACACGGCGCTCGACGACCAGGACGGCGACGCGATGGCGGCCTGCTATCACGAAGACGTGGTCTTCAGCGATCCCGGGTTCGGGGAGCTTCGGGGGGAGGACGCGGCAGACATGTGGCGGATGCTCTGCCACAACGCGACCGACCTGGACGTGACGCACGAGATTCTCCACGTCACCGAGGAAGGGGCGAGCACCCGCTGGGTCGCCCGCTACTCCTTCGGGCCGAAGAAGCGACCGGTGATCAACCGCATCGAGGCATGGATGCGCTTCGCCGACGGGCGCATCATCGAGCACCACGACACCTTCGACGCGTGGAAGTGGGCGGGACAGGCCCTTGGGCTGCCGGGCCGCTTGCTCGGCTGGGCGCCCCCGATGCAGTCCAAGATCCGCTCGACGGCTCGGGGGCAGTTGCGGTCCTACCAGCGGCGGCACCGCAGCTGA
- the galU gene encoding UTP--glucose-1-phosphate uridylyltransferase GalU, which yields MRARKAVIPAAGLGTRFLPATKAQPKEMLPLVDKPAIQYVVEEAVRAGLDDILMVTGRGKRALEDHFDHAIELERQLAATGKESLLAAVQAVTNLALMHYVRQGKPLGLGHAIGCARHHVGDEPFAVLLGDDLLGEDEKLLSQMVDVCEESERTVIAVMEFGDDALSKYGVVAAEPDPDMEGVYQVTDLVEKPGKANAPSNLCIIGRYVLTPDIFDHIASTKPGRGGEIQLTDAMRAQAREKPIRAIKFDGTRYDVGLKSDYLRATVQLAVQRDDLGPGFVAFLREFMAGIDDELAG from the coding sequence GTGCGAGCACGAAAGGCGGTCATACCCGCTGCCGGTCTGGGGACGCGGTTCCTGCCCGCGACGAAGGCGCAGCCGAAGGAGATGCTGCCGCTCGTCGACAAGCCTGCGATCCAGTACGTGGTCGAGGAGGCGGTCAGAGCCGGGCTCGACGACATCCTCATGGTCACCGGCCGCGGCAAGCGGGCGCTGGAGGACCACTTCGACCACGCCATCGAATTGGAACGCCAGCTCGCGGCAACCGGCAAGGAGAGCCTGCTGGCCGCTGTCCAGGCCGTGACCAACCTCGCCCTCATGCACTACGTCCGGCAGGGGAAGCCGCTCGGTCTGGGCCACGCCATCGGGTGCGCCCGGCATCACGTCGGCGACGAGCCGTTCGCGGTCCTGCTCGGTGACGACCTGCTGGGTGAGGACGAGAAGCTGCTGTCCCAGATGGTCGACGTGTGCGAGGAGTCGGAGCGGACGGTCATCGCGGTCATGGAGTTCGGGGACGACGCCCTCTCCAAGTACGGCGTGGTTGCGGCCGAGCCAGACCCCGACATGGAGGGCGTCTACCAGGTGACCGACCTGGTTGAGAAGCCCGGCAAGGCCAACGCGCCCTCGAACCTCTGCATCATCGGCCGGTACGTCCTCACGCCGGACATCTTCGATCACATCGCGAGCACCAAGCCTGGACGAGGCGGCGAGATCCAGCTGACCGATGCCATGCGTGCGCAGGCGAGGGAGAAGCCCATCCGGGCCATCAAGTTCGACGGGACGCGCTACGACGTCGGGCTGAAGAGCGACTACCTGCGGGCCACGGTCCAACTGGCGGTGCAGCGCGATGACCTCGGGCCTGGCTTCGTGGCCTTCCTGCGGGAGTTCATGGCGGGCATCGACGACGAGCTGGCGGGCTGA
- a CDS encoding undecaprenyl-diphosphate phosphatase: MFPAWLEALILGVVQGLTEFIPVSSSGHLTLVPYLAGWEPSSLAFDVVLHLGTMFAVLLFFRGELMAIIKGILRLDRSAQGQIYRRVGLLIVPASVPIALVGLLFKDQVEEAFGSPLVASSMLLVTALLLLAMEGVRSRRVEAARETVAAGAVRSTAAAEAPAWEGDWRGGGASGESGSGARGESDVVLPLGVDDADPLGTTLADLTLKQVMIAGALQCLAVLPGVSRSGATITAGVFAGLTREAATRFSFLLVIPALVGATLLSLGDLGEAGSETAVELLVGIVAAFVSGYLAIRFLVALVSRERLTGFAYYCVAAAMVGFIGYAMIGPAGTV; this comes from the coding sequence ATGTTTCCTGCGTGGCTCGAGGCCCTGATCCTCGGTGTGGTCCAGGGCCTGACGGAGTTCATCCCCGTCTCGAGCTCTGGGCATCTGACGCTGGTCCCCTACCTGGCCGGGTGGGAGCCTTCCAGCCTGGCCTTCGACGTCGTGCTCCACCTGGGGACGATGTTCGCGGTGCTGCTGTTCTTCCGTGGTGAGCTGATGGCGATCATCAAGGGCATCCTGCGACTGGACCGCTCGGCGCAGGGCCAGATCTACCGGCGTGTGGGGCTCCTGATCGTGCCGGCGAGCGTCCCCATCGCCCTGGTGGGGCTGCTGTTCAAGGATCAGGTGGAGGAGGCGTTCGGCTCGCCGTTGGTGGCCTCGTCCATGTTGCTGGTCACCGCGCTGCTGCTCTTGGCGATGGAGGGTGTTCGGTCCCGACGAGTCGAGGCGGCCCGGGAGACGGTCGCCGCGGGCGCGGTGCGGTCCACGGCCGCGGCTGAGGCGCCGGCCTGGGAGGGTGACTGGCGCGGAGGGGGTGCGTCCGGGGAGTCGGGGTCAGGGGCCAGAGGTGAGTCCGACGTGGTGTTGCCGTTGGGTGTGGACGATGCCGACCCGCTGGGAACGACGCTGGCGGATCTGACCCTCAAGCAGGTCATGATCGCCGGAGCGCTGCAGTGCTTGGCAGTCCTGCCCGGTGTGAGCCGGTCGGGCGCGACGATCACGGCGGGTGTGTTCGCCGGGCTGACGCGCGAGGCGGCCACGCGGTTCTCGTTCCTCCTGGTCATCCCGGCGCTGGTGGGCGCCACCCTGCTGAGCCTGGGCGACCTCGGGGAGGCGGGCTCGGAGACCGCCGTTGAGTTGCTGGTGGGGATCGTGGCGGCGTTCGTCTCGGGGTATCTGGCGATCCGCTTCCTGGTGGCCTTGGTCTCGCGTGAGCGCCTGACGGGCTTTGCCTACTACTGCGTGGCGGCGGCGATGGTCGGCTTCATCGGGTACGCGATGATCGGGCCGGCGGGCACGGTCTGA